From the genome of Phycodurus eques isolate BA_2022a chromosome 22, UOR_Pequ_1.1, whole genome shotgun sequence, one region includes:
- the LOC133397066 gene encoding interferon gamma-like: protein MCVGDSSPCASVNFGDLKEIVDHILTLKSSQCACVRVSSFKCEPSQTSQHSTRFTSASASANPSSPAPSQGPAQELNLERTRTCTRVELRMVAMARAMLGVCVYLCVCRVRTSHVPARMNRSIQNLLQLYKIPPKERFNGRPVFSRELLGTKMEARDMLMSAVLQTYEELLRNMLKQLSDPTAWTTGATATSGTGTGAGDPDPVPSVDARAELSYLLRRVQDLRKYRYQAQEKVLDGLRKLQHIQMDNLAVQSKALWELPWLYEEASALVESGRERRRRRRRQTPRRPQTVTSSTSNHN, encoded by the exons ATGTGTGTGGGAGATTCCTCACCTTGTGCTTCTGTGAACTTTGGTGATTTAAAGGAAATTGTCGACCACATTTTGACACTTAAATCATCACAATGTGCATGCGTGCGCGTGTCATCTTTTAAATGTGAGCCGTCGCAGACCAGTCAACACTCGACCCGCTTCacatcagcatcagcatcagcTAACCCATCATCACCGGCACCAAGTCAGGGCCCGGCTCAGGAATTGAACTTGGaacgcacacgcacatgcaccAGAGTTGAGTTGAGGATGGTTGCCATGGCGAGAGCGATGCTTGGAGTGTGCGTGTACTTGTGTGTATGTCGGGTCAGGACCTCTCATGTGCCCGCAAGGATGAACAGAAGCATTCAGAACCTACTGCAGCTCTAT aAGATTCCGCCCAAAGAACGTTTTAACGGCCGACCCGTCTTCTCCAGAGAACTTCTGGGCACCAAGATGGAG GCCAGGGACATGCTGATGTCGGCGGTGCTGCAGACATATGAGGAACTGCTAAGAAACATGTTGAAGCAGCTGTCGGACCCGACGGCGTGGACCACCGGCGCTACCGCGACGTCCGGTACGGGTACCGGCGCCGGCGACCCCGATCCCGTTCCAAGCGTGGATGCCCGGGCCGAGCTGAGCTACCTCCTGAGGCGCGTGCAGGATCTGAGgaagtaccgataccaggccCAGGAGAAAGTACTTGATGGACTCCGCAAGCTCCAACACATTCAG ATGGACAACCTGGCGGTCCAGAGCAAAGCATTGTGGGAGCTTCCTTGGCTGTACGAGGAAGCCAGCGCATTGGTCGAGAGCGGCCGAGAGCGGCGTCGGCGGCGCCGGAGGCAAACGCCGCGACGCCCGCAAACAGTGACCTCATCCACATCCAATCATAACTga